The Brettanomyces bruxellensis chromosome 8, complete sequence genome segment ACGACACTTTGAAACAGTGTGCCTTGATTTCCAAGACGGCTGGTGGTATTGGTCTACATATTCATAACATCCGTTCTACAGGTTCATACATTGCTGGTACCAACGGTACATCCAATGGTATTATTCCTATGGTTCGTGTGTTCAACAGTACTGCTAGGTATGTTGACCAAGGTGGTAACAAGAGACCAGGTGCCATTGCTATCTACTTAGAACCTTGGCATGCAGATATCTTTGACTTCATCGATATCAGGAAGAATCACGGTAAGGAGGAGATCCGTGCACGTGATTTGTTCCCAGCTCTTTGGATCCCTGATCTATTCATGAAGCGTGTTGAACAAAATGATACATGGACTTtgttttctccttctgAGGCCCCAGGTCTTTCAGATGTTTACGGTGACGAGTTTGAAGAGTTGTACACTCGTTACGAGAAGGAGGGACGTGGAAGAAGAACCGTTAAGGCTCAGAAGTTGTGGTATCAGATTTTGGAGGCTCAGACAGAAACCGGTACGCCTTTCATGATTTACAAGGATGCCTGCAACAGAAAGAGTAATCAAAAGAACTTGGGAACCATCAAATCTTCGAATTTGTGCTGTGAGGTTGTCGAATACTCTTCTCCAGATGAGGTTGGTGTGTGTAACTTAGCAAACATTTGCTTACCTGCATTTGTTGAGTCCGACAAGGATCACTGCTGGTTCAACTTTGAGAAGTTGCACAAGATCACCAAGGTTGTCACTCGTAACTTGAACCGTGTTATCGACAGGAATTACTACCCGGTTCCCGAGGCCCGCAACTCCAACATGAGAAACAGACCTATCGCTCTTGGTGTTCAAGGTCTTGCCGATACGTTCTTCATGCTCAGATTGCCATTTGATTGCCCAGAAGCTCGTGAGCTTAACATACAGATATTCGAGACCTTGTACCATGGTGCTCTGGAAGAATCAAATCAGCTTTCTGTGGAAGAGGGTACGTATGAGACCTATGAAGGCTCTCCAGCTTCCAAGGGTATTCTCCAGTACGATATGTGGAATAAGAAGCCAACTGATCTGTGGGATTGGGAGGCTTTGAAGGCCAAGATCGCTAAGGATGGTCTTAGAAATTCGCTTTTGGTCGCTCCTATGCCAACTGCCTCTACCTCTCAGATTATGGGTTACAACGAGTGCTTCGAGCCATTCACCTCTAACATCTATCAGAGAAGAGTTCTTGCTGGTGAGTTCCAGATTGTCAATCCTTACATGCTAAGGGACCTTATTGATATGGGAATATGGAACGATGCAATGAAGAATTTCATCATTCATGACAATGGATCCATTCAGAACTTACCTAATATTCCAGACAACATTAAGAAATTGTACAGGACTGTTTGGGAACTTTCTCAGAAGTCTGTCATCGACATGGCCGCCGACAGAGGTGCCTACATTTGCCAGTCTCAATCCATGAACATCCACTTGCAATCACCAACTATGGGTAAGTTGACGTCCATGCACTTTTACGGCTGGAAGAAGGGTTTGAAGACAGGTATGTACTACTTGCGTACACAGGCCGCTGCTCGTGCCATCCAATTCACTGTTGATCAGCAATTG includes the following:
- the RNR1 gene encoding ribonucleotide-diphosphate reductase subunit rnr1, whose product is MYVFKRDGRREPVRFDKITARISRMCYGLDEKRIDPVAVAQRVVTGVYPGVTTIELDNLTAETAAYMTTIHPDYATLAARLAISNLHKQTKKPFSDVIEDLYNYYNPKTQKKSPMISEEVYKIVMKHKDELNSAINYDRDFSYNYFGFKTLERSYLLRINGKVAERPQHLLMRVAVGIHGDDIPKVLESYDLMSKRYFTHASPTLFNAGTPRPQMSSCFLVAMKDDSIEGIYDTLKQCALISKTAGGIGLHIHNIRSTGSYIAGTNGTSNGIIPMVRVFNSTARYVDQGGNKRPGAIAIYLEPWHADIFDFIDIRKNHGKEEIRARDLFPALWIPDLFMKRVEQNDTWTLFSPSEAPGLSDVYGDEFEELYTRYEKEGRGRRTVKAQKLWYQILEAQTETGTPFMIYKDACNRKSNQKNLGTIKSSNLCCEVVEYSSPDEVGVCNLANICLPAFVESDKDHCWFNFEKLHKITKVVTRNLNRVIDRNYYPVPEARNSNMRNRPIALGVQGLADTFFMLRLPFDCPEARELNIQIFETLYHGALEESNQLSVEEGTYETYEGSPASKGILQYDMWNKKPTDLWDWEALKAKIAKDGLRNSLLVAPMPTASTSQIMGYNECFEPFTSNIYQRRVLAGEFQIVNPYMLRDLIDMGIWNDAMKNFIIHDNGSIQNLPNIPDNIKKLYRTVWELSQKSVIDMAADRGAYICQSQSMNIHLQSPTMGKLTSMHFYGWKKGLKTGMYYLRTQAAARAIQFTVDQQLAKEAGKLKAEVDNVVMKKYIPRKTRITESASDDSSLSDSPLSTTGFESSTTSFESSFADLSVKDAKKPTESIPEAPLEEVHESTPAEETEKIDATEEKSATGNTKKPKKGDEDFDIYNSKVIACAINNPEACEMCSG